TTCAGCGCCACGCGCTTGCCAACGAGAGTGTTCTCCGCCTCCCACACGCTCCCAGCCGAACCGGTGCCGAGCAGACGGAGCAAGCGATACTTGTCGGTCAGTAGCGCGTCGACGGACCAGCTCACTACTCAACCCCCTCGCGCTCCGAACCCGCCGTGGCGTCAAGGAGTTCAGGGGCCCGCGCGGTCTCGGTTGCCGTGACCTGAGCGGTCGGCATGATCAACAGGGTCTGAATCGAGACATGGGGTGGCCGCGTTACCGCGAAGTAGACGGCATCGGCAACGTCCTGCGGCGTGAGCGGCTGGACTCCGCGATACACCTGCTTCGCCCGTTCCGTATCCCCATGAAAACGCACTTCGCTGAACTCTGTCTCAACCATTCCTGGTTGGATCACAAGCTGGCGAAGGCCGGTGCCGAGGAGCTCCCGGCGAAGCGCAAAGCTGAAGGCGTCCACCGCAGCCTTCGTCGCGCAATAAGCGGCACCCTTGGGATACGGCTGAACACCGGCCACGGAGCTAACCTGCACGAGGTCACCCTGCCCTCGCTCAATCATCCCCGGGAGGAACCCCTGAGTGATGCGCATCAGGCCCATCACGTTCGCTTCGACCATCTCCCGCCAGTCGGTCTCGTCTCCATCGACCACAGTCGCCAGCCCACGAGCGAGCCCGGCATTGTTGACGAGGATGTCCGGCGTGCCGCACTGCGTGAGACTCGCGTTCACGAATGCCGCGCAGCTCCCGCGGTCACTTACGTCCAGTGGCAGCGGTACGACTCGCTCGCCAAGCTCCTCGGCCAGCGCTTCGAGGCGTGATGTGCGACGGGCGCCCACCACCACGGTCGCTCCCCCACGCCACAGTTGGCGAGTGATCTCCAGACCGATTCCAGCAGAAGCTCCGGTGATTACGGCAACTTTGCCGCTGAGTGGGGCTGCCAAAGACATAGGGCTCTTAAGCGACGTCAGAGAAAACCGACGTTGGTGATGCCTACCACGACGAGCAGGTGCAGCTCCACCAGGATGCACGGTTCATGCGAGCACGACGTTTCGGCCCTGTGTACGCATGAGCTAGACTCGTGAAGTCCACGCCCCCTCAACGTGGGCTTGGCTTGACTGTGTCCGCCCGCGGAATCCTGCGAGCGGTTTCAGCCGCCCTGTGTGGCGGAGGTTGGGGCTTATTCATGAAAGCGACGGCTAGCAGCTTCTCTCTCCTCGGTGGTGCCTGCGTCTTGGCGCTGCTCGCAGCCCACGGCTGCAGCGGCGCAGATGAAAACCCGGGGACGAACGTCGGTGGGAAGGACGGCGGCACAGGCGGCGGACCTGCCGATTCCGGTTTCATCGACGCGAACATCGACCCGGATCCCGAGTGCCTCGACCCGGAGGATAGTGACGGTGACACGATAGCGGATGACATCGAGGGTGAAGGAGACACCGATGGAGATGGCACTCCCGACAAGCTGGACCTGGACAGCGACAACGACGGCATAAGCGACGAAGACGAAGCAACCAATCCTAATTTGCCGACCGGAAAAGGCGGCAAGCGCTCCGATCCGTGTTCACCGGTGGCCAACTCTGACGACGACGAGGACGGGCCAGATTTCCAAGACAACGACTCTGACGGTGACGGCGTCCCAGACGACGATGAGGTCAAGGGCTGTGCAACGGACTGCAGAGTCGCAGGTGATTGTGACGAAGACGACGTGATCGACCTGGTCGAGAGCGCCGCGGGCAGCGACCCCTGCGACGCAACCAGCTTGCCCACCGATGCGTCCCTCTACTTCATCGTGCCTTGGAACACCGGCCCCAAGAAGCAGCGGTTTAGCTTTTCCACAGGGATTAAGGATGCCGACATCTACTTCATGATCGACACGACCGCGAGTATGCAGGCGGCGATCGACAACGTGAAGGCATCCCTCGATACCAAAATCATCCCTACCGTCCTCAACGGAAACCCGAGCGCCAATCCTCCAATCCCCGCAATTCCAGGGGCATTCGTCGGCGCGGGCTCGTTCCGCGACGTCCCGTGGCCTCCTTACGGCCAGTCGAATGCTGGCGGCAACACCCCGGACGAGACCTTCCAGAACCACTTCTGCATCGGCGGTGATCCGGCCAACGGTTGCGCAGGAGGGAGCTACGTAGACGGCAGCTTGACCGCACCTGTAGACAACGCAGGCTCTTTCGTCGCGCCAGACAATGTGAGGACAGTGCTCAACAACCTCACAGCAGCAGGCGGTGGGGACGGGCCTGAAGCGGCCACTCAGGCAATGTTCATGGCCGTGGACGCCTCCCCGTTCGCATTCACGGGCGGCCCGCCAACGCAGAACAACGGCGTATGGAGCCCGGCCAACGCGAACTGCGCGCCCGGGCTGCTCGGTCGGGTGTGCTTCCGCCCGGGCAAGCTGCCGATCTTCGTCCTGATCAGCGACGCCCAGTTCCACAACGGCCCGACCGCATCGAACGACTACGATTCTCAGGTCGCAGGGGGCAGCAAGACGTACACCGATGTCGTTTCCGCGATGAACGGCATCGGCGCCAAGATCGTCGGTGTACCAGTCCAGACGGGCGGAGGTGGCTCGGCCGCAGGCACGCGCACCGACATGATCGACCTCGCGAAGAAGACTGGAAGCCTCTACTTCGACCCGTCCTTCGGTGGGCGAGAAGAACCCCTCGTGAACGACCCAACGCCGAACGGCAGCGTGGCAGATGAGGTCGTGCGACTAATCGGGTTGCTCGCTGGTCAAGGTCTCAACAACGTGACCACCAACACCACCAGCTACGACTGCCCCGGCAACATCGACTGCGACGGCAACGGCACTCCGGACCCTGAGTTTCACAACGTGGTCGATGACATGACGAGCATGCCATTCGACGCCACGAAGCTCATCCAGAGCGTGTCACCGGTGCCCAGCACGGACTCGCCGTTGCCCTACTCGACGATCGACGCCACGACGTTCTACGGCGTTCGCGGAGACAAGACTGTCGAGTTCGAGGTTACTGCGGAGAACAAAGTGCTCAAGCCCAAGGTGCTCACCGTGCTGCGAGCGCTCTTGAGGGTGCAGACACCAGGCGGCCAAGCCCTGGGCGGAACCGACGGCATCAAGGTCATCTACCTCGTCGTTCCACGCTACGTGGACCGGGTGAACTAAGGAGATGCTGTTGGTTGGCAGGGCGTTTTCCGAACACCCTGCTAGTCACTCCTTCGAAAGCTTGCGGGGCCGGTCTCCTGGGCGGATCTCCACTCGTTCACCAATCGAGGCGGCCCTGCAGCGCCAGCGAGTGGAGACACGATTGGTCCCAATCGGTAGAGCTTCTATGCTCTCATGCGTCGTGTTCTGGGTTCGAGGC
This Polyangiaceae bacterium DNA region includes the following protein-coding sequences:
- a CDS encoding SDR family NAD(P)-dependent oxidoreductase; protein product: MSLAAPLSGKVAVITGASAGIGLEITRQLWRGGATVVVGARRTSRLEALAEELGERVVPLPLDVSDRGSCAAFVNASLTQCGTPDILVNNAGLARGLATVVDGDETDWREMVEANVMGLMRITQGFLPGMIERGQGDLVQVSSVAGVQPYPKGAAYCATKAAVDAFSFALRRELLGTGLRQLVIQPGMVETEFSEVRFHGDTERAKQVYRGVQPLTPQDVADAVYFAVTRPPHVSIQTLLIMPTAQVTATETARAPELLDATAGSEREGVE